One window of the Prinia subflava isolate CZ2003 ecotype Zambia chromosome 1, Cam_Psub_1.2, whole genome shotgun sequence genome contains the following:
- the PAG1 gene encoding phosphoprotein associated with glycosphingolipid-enriched microdomains 1 yields the protein MGLEGVFLGSGQIHAILWGSLAAMTTLLFLTFLIFLCSSCNGEKKAKNQNGDHENLMNVPSEKEVFSHSITSSATEPPPNSEQNRALSNGEVLSEDSTAACIQPYEEVQTSDLLDQQDSVGKSIKCHQSRELPSIPPNNPMETIISSRNAENDQGLGMEGPYEVLKDSSSQENIVEDCLYETVKEIKDVGAVVSMEENSNSKSLTASEGQNQIPECRIESAEYASVDRNKKSRQSANSESPLDNTPDVEDELPPPVPMKLLDENENVQEKEVEGEVTEGASKPEKRLSSVSYKSREEDPSLTEDEISAMYSSVSKPGQAIKALDSPYTCIQEIASQRSPSICSGLYASVKDFENPLNSTTVPQPADRANGELEPDYEAIQAVSQEEDRTLSVPNVNHTALPAESDYESIGDLQHHREFTRL from the exons ATGGGGCTAGAGGGTGTTTTTTTAGGCAGTGGACAGATCCACGCAATCCTGTGGGGAAGTTTGGCAGCCATGACAACACTCTTGTTCCTCACCTTCCTCATCTTCCTTTGCTCCAGCTGCAATGG GGAAAAGAAGGCCAAAAATCAGAATGGAGATCATGAAAATCTGATGAACGTG CCTTCCGAGAAGGAGGTTTTCAGCCACTCCATCACAAGTTCAGCCACGGAGCCTCCCCCAAACAGCGAACAGAACAGAGCACTCAGCAATGGTGAGG TTCTTTCTGAGGACAGTACAGCTGCCTGTATCCAGCCTTATGAAGAAGTACAGACATCTGATCTACTAGATCAACAGGATAGTGTTGGAAAGTCTATAAAATGTCACCAGAGCCGGGAACTACCCAGTATTCCCCCTAACAACCCCATGGAAACTATCATCTCATCTAGAAATGCAGAAAACGATCAAGGTCTTGGAATGGAAGGGCCTTATGAAGTCCTGAAAGACAGCTCCTCTCAGGAGAACATAGTTGAAGACTGCTTGTATGAAACTGTGAAGGAAATTAAAGATGTTGGAGCAGTAGTCAGCATGGAAGAGAACTCTAACAGCAAATCACTGACAGCTTCTGAAGGTCAGAATCAGATTCCTGAGTGCAGAATTGAGTCAGCAGAATATGCATCTGTTGACAGAAATAAGAAGAGTCGCCAAAgtgcaaattcagaaagtcctctTGACAACACACCAGATGTAGAGGATGAGCTTCCCCCTCCAGTACCCATGAAACTTCTTGATGAAAATGAGAATGtgcaagaaaaagaagtggAAGGAGAAGTGACAGAAGGAGCGAGTAAACCAGAAAAG AGGCTTAGTTCAGTGTCTTACAAGTCTCGAGAGGAAGATCCATCTCTTACAGAAGATGAG ATCTCAGCCATGTACTCATCGGTGAGTAAGCCAGGACAGGCCATCAAGGCACTGGATTCTCCCTACACCTGCATTCAAGAAATTGCATCTCAGAGGTCTCCGTCCATTTGCAGTGGCCTCTATGCGAGCGTGAAGGACTTTGAAAACCCCCTGAATTCCACCACTGTGCCTCAGCCAGCCGACAGAGCCAACGGGGAGCTGGAGCCGGACTATGAAGCCATCCAGGCCGTGAGCCAGGAGGAAGACAGGACCTTGTCCGTGCCTAACGTGAACCACACTGCTCTTCCAGCAGAGAGTGACTATGAGAGCATAGGGGACTTGCAGCACCACAGGGAATTCACCAGGCTTTGA